The Deltaproteobacteria bacterium genomic sequence ATCTTTTAAAGATAAAATCTGTCTGTATGGATTGGGTTGAAGATAATTACGGAATGATCTTTTCTGCAGGTCTTCCGGGACATGATGAATACCGGCGTCCTTTTCTCCACAACAACCTCCCGGAATGCCCACAGGATATTAACAGGATGTTCACAAGAATCACACAATGTTGTATATGAGTTGGGACTATACCACAATATTTAGTGATGTCAAGACTTTTATCTCAGAAAGTGCATGTGGATTATGGACCCTTGCAGTACGGGGAAAAGCTCCGGGTCACAAAGAGGTCAAGTCTGCTTTTGGCTCTTTTGGTTAGCATCTTTTTCAATAAGAGCCAAAAGCAGACTTGACCCCTTTGCTGTGTGTATAAAATGGCGGGAGAGGGCGGGAATCGAACCCACCAGGCGGGGTGTTAAGCCGCCCCACCGGATTTGAAGTCTATTTTGATATGATTTGTATGGATTAGCCAAGGTCAATAAAAGCATAAAAAACACTTGATTTGTCAAAGAGTTACATGCTATGTTGATTCATGGAAATCAACCTTGATTTTTGGCGTTTCGTGAAACGTACAAAACCAGAACAAGACCAAAAAATGAGTATCCCCGATATTCCGCTTGACGGATGAATTAACATAATGTTAACTTCAGGATACAGGACAGCGGGTTGAAAAAGGCACCGGATCAATTCAGCAGAAGCGAGGCTCTCAAACATATCCGGGAAAACTGGGTCAAGGGGTCGATTCTCTCCAGCAGGCATTTCAGGGAACGGCTGATCGAAAGAAATATCACCATGCAGGATGTGGCTTATGCCGTGAAGCATGGGAGAATCGAAGACCCGCCGGACCTCCACCCGAAAACAAATGAATGGTGCTACAGGGTGAAGGGAAGAACAGTCGACAAGATACCGGTCACGGTCGTCATCGAACTGGGAGATCCGGATATCAACCGGCTGGTAACGGTCTATCCGGGAGAATAGCGATGAAGTGCATCAGTTGCGGCGCAAGGATGAAGAAAAAGATCGGCAACTATCGTTATGACGAATCCGGCCTGAAGGATGTGACCCTGGCCGGGGTGCCGATATATACATGCCGTTGCGGGGAGATCTCTCCCCTGATCCGGAATACCGATGAACTGCACCGGGTCATTGCGTACATGCTCACAAAGAAGACGGCTCCCCTAACCGGCCCCGAGTTCCGTTTTCTCCGGAAAGAGATGGGAATGAACGCCAAAGAGATTGCAAAACTCCTCGGGGTGTCACCGATAACGGTTTCACGGTGGGAGACCGGCAACAAGAATATCGGAAACTCCAACGACCGGCTGATCCGCCTGATCTATATCCGGCACCTGGAAGGCCTCTGTTCAAAATTCATCGATACGGATATGAAAACGGTTCTGTACAACATCACCCCTGAACACTCCGGGAAAGTCACCATCCCCGTCGACCGGCTCCCCGATCTGCTTCCCTGTACGGTCTGATAACCACGATTGCCCTGAAATCCCGGTC encodes the following:
- a CDS encoding DUF4258 domain-containing protein, whose translation is MKKAPDQFSRSEALKHIRENWVKGSILSSRHFRERLIERNITMQDVAYAVKHGRIEDPPDLHPKTNEWCYRVKGRTVDKIPVTVVIELGDPDINRLVTVYPGE
- a CDS encoding helix-turn-helix domain-containing protein, with protein sequence MKCISCGARMKKKIGNYRYDESGLKDVTLAGVPIYTCRCGEISPLIRNTDELHRVIAYMLTKKTAPLTGPEFRFLRKEMGMNAKEIAKLLGVSPITVSRWETGNKNIGNSNDRLIRLIYIRHLEGLCSKFIDTDMKTVLYNITPEHSGKVTIPVDRLPDLLPCTV